A stretch of DNA from Bactrocera neohumeralis isolate Rockhampton chromosome 6, APGP_CSIRO_Bneo_wtdbg2-racon-allhic-juicebox.fasta_v2, whole genome shotgun sequence:
ttatgtgTTTAACACAGCTAAATTGTGAATCAATCAAGAGAGtgaatttcgaaagaaataactCAACATGTGAAAGCATATTTGTGATCACAAATTTTGGTACTTAAATAAAGTTCGAGCAATCTTAAAGCACGTAACTTAAAACCGTTCTGGAATatgcctttaaaaaaaatttactacaatACACcggaaatacaaaaataagaaagaacGATAGTATACGGTTCTATCCACAAAGTTTACTTTAGAGagtattttactttatttatttaatcgaataaaaaaaaaacaacgagttcgtagatagtcgtaatcggaccactgccacgcgcacaaaacgccattaaacgaaaacgtataaagtaccataactaaggACCAAATTAAGATAAAGCTCTAACTTGACACATGTGATCGCTTGGCAAGGGGCAcctccatttttttaaattaataaatttaatatgcatGCCTCCTAAACCACTCGACTGGcgtaaatattataagaactgcaaacgacagtgtgaaaatggatgaaatcggatgataacccagCTCATTCCCCATATagcggtactgttaaaaactgctAAGGCCGCGACAAATcgataactaaatacgccagactTTTAAtcccgagatggtatgagagggctttgtAGGAGCCAGGGTAAAAATTGGACCATAAGCATGGCACCGCCCAATTTTAAGTGAAAACACGTATCTCGAGACCCgctaaaccgatttcaaccaaatttggtaggTGAAATTCATCTGATATTTCTTTGTTACTGTGAAAAAATGGGCGAAaccggactacaaccacgcctacttcccatataacacatttCTAAATTCCATTGAAATTTTCCAGCACACAAATcaagaatgaattaatatatcaggataaaactttgcacgaatagtgcatTTGAGATGTGCCACAAATTGcctaaatccaaccaaaactgttcaagcccacTCAATTAGTGGACCCagtgcttatagttgacttttgacggaaaatatcggtcaatatgtgagatatataattgaaattcagagagaatcttttGCTGATAGTAGATATGTATCTGTGTCTTAAATATtagttgaatcgggtcaatacttcccttagcacccatatacctaatataaagattttcgaactgccgggtgactttataccgctaATActtatgtgagttatcttaatgaattTGAGAGAGCGAGTTTCTCTTATACCGTGcttatttgtgcttagaatgaataaaacgGATGAAAACTCAACCCAGaacccatataactaacaagaaTTGTCTACCTGCaggtacttccctggctttaatccttgcatgttgcaagagtatgaaatgttcggttataccagAACTCAGCTCTaccttatttgtttattgtttgttaTTCTGACAGGTTTTTTGAAGAACATCGTGTTTGAGCGTGGTAACTACCGTCTAAACCGAATTCAACACCGTAGTATGGGCAAACTAAGGTAgatcaactaattttttaaatttattttaaaatcgtatACGGGGTTTTAAAAGCGGGAAATTATATGCTAAATTGCGATACCACCGGAACTAATATTCCCTCACTCTATTGTCTCGTCTCTGAAGCACCCGTGTTTCTGATGAAAAGGAAGGCAGTTTTGGtatctaattttgctgaaaagatACCACCTCTCACTCGATTATGTAGTTTGATCGCCTTCGTATAGAGAAAAATCCCTGCGTCCCTGTCTACCCGCTCATTTCCCAATCAGAgaaccaaatttattttcaattctatAGGATTTCGAAAATCCGTGGTAATAAGTAGAAACGTCACAGAATGCCTTATTCCAGCCGCCTAATCGCGACGATTCCCTCAGTCTAAAATGACCACTACTGTGTGGAGCCCGATTCGATAATCCCCATTTGGGGAATTAAGTCTCTGTTCAAATGActgaatttatgatttatttttgcttgATATAATAATTGCTCACAAAGTCGCTAAATATACCATGGTTGACTCACAACTATGTATCtcgtaatacatacatatatattattataccctgaacagggtatattaagtttgtcacgaagtttgtaacacccagaaggaagcgtcggagaccctataaagtatatgtataaatgatcagtatgttgagctgagtcgatttagccatgtccgtctgtctgtccgtccgtctgtctgtatatatacgaactagtccctcagtttttaagatatcgttttgaaattttgcaaacgtaattttctcttcaagagctgctcatttgtcggaattgccgatatcggaccactataacatatagctgccatacaaactgaatgatcggaatcaagtgcttgtatggaaaacttttgcatttgacaagatatattcacgaaatttggtatatgttattttctaaggcaataatataatctccgaagaaattgttcagatcggattactatagcatatagcttccatataaactgaacacatagttactaaaagaaatgcacctgtgaagggtatatcagcttcggtgcagccgaagttaacgtttttcttgtttatgcttaaaaacaaatataaatcaaGGTCTTATTACGAAAGATTTGTAACTTTttcttattataaaaatatgtgtataactatttatacatatacatataacatttgtaaattaaaaatcaatagaTTCGAGTTGAGGATATGGTTGATCTTGAACCATATATTTTTTCGCCATGTGACATCAGTTAGAGACGAAATTAATTGTAGTAATTATATGtgtgttttagtttttgtaaacTCTTCtatacccacatacatacaagttatATCGAATAATAGCAAATACGtatagaaacatacatacatatacgcagaCATTTTTATGCCACTAATTGGCTCTAAATTTGTAACAGCTGCTGATCAGCTGCCTGCATTTAATTGCTCGCACAAACTTTCAAATGCGACTTGAGTCAATAGAAAATATGCTAACCTTTAAAAAGGTCAAACAGAGGATTTTCAGAGAAAGGAgttattttgagaaatattgaaaaacgcaagaaatatgaaaaagtgcTATTCATAGCAACACGACTGCTAATTATTCATATAAAACAATTCAATTGAGcacaaatgtttaaaatgtgCACATTATCATGTGTTTTTGATTTAAGAATGAATTCAAGTTCACCACGAACACGTTTGACACCTAATTTGTCTACTGtcagcatgtatgtgtgtaaacaaatttacatGTATATGATTCTTTAACGCTGCTACCAGTATTGTACTTACAATTAAGAAATAACCACGTTATATCCCTATTAGGCGTTGCGTTCACTTCTCCGGGACGTCATCCATCAACTATAAGCTCGCACAAAACGCCATAACCATTCATAACCCCTATCCGGTTGTTGGCAACACATGCTGGCTACTAGGTTACCGCCTATTGCCGCCTCTGTTGCTACTGCTGCTCAGAGTACAACCGCCGCTGATCTCGCTgcttgtagtttttgttgtgttaTTGCTAATATTGCCTCCTGTTTATAGACTGTTGcacatgcgcatgcgcaaaagctttcaatttcattaagctttattgtttttgttattactcATTACCCAGAGCGAATCGCTGTATGCTAATAGCACACGCCGCCACAGCGCATTGTGTATGTTCTTATTTAACATTGCACAAATCTTtgtttacagttttctatttttttggtatttcattttgatttttgattttgctttgcGCACAATATTCAAACTCATTCAACATAAAAGATCGTTTCGGAGTAATTCTAAAATCAGTTGCAGCTGGAACGTCGTTTATCTTGTATCAACTTTTCGTCTGTCTAGTTGTGgatgtgtaataaaaaaattaagttttaataaagATATACAGAAGTTATCATAATACTATTTCGAAAATGATGTAAGTCTCATTGTGGGTGCACTGAAAAAGGATCTTTTagtaatattaattaaagtaaaatattaagaTGGAAGATGAAATAATCAATAAAGTGCttttttgaaagagaaaatgttttaaaaaatatttgaaatataaatatagttatatgtatgtatgtatattacaaaatAGAGTGCTACATAAtgatataagaaataataaaaatgcgccaatctttttaaaaatattgtaaatggaTGGAAAGGTGTGCCTCTTgcgaaacgaaaaaaagaaatcCGTTTCTTTTTGTCGGCCGAAAAGTTCatatgtgacaaaaaagtacccagaaattgtaaataaaacgcaaaatattaaattgttcatgaatatttattttgtcgccgtCAAattcccaccagatgtaatacacttatgccaacaatttttccagtcctccaAAGACTTTTCATACGTACCttttggaatggccttcagctctttcagtgaattttgttttatctcttcgatcgactgaaaacgggttccacggagcagcAATTTCTGTTTGGagtacaagaaaaaattatacgGAGCCAAagctggtgaatacggtggttgattgaTGGTATTTAATTGGCTTAAAATTCGGTTACAATCGTGAATCGATGCGATAATGCATTAACATCgtgaaaaatccatgaatttgcATCGACAATTCCGCCCTTTTCAACGGATATTCTCACACAAACGCTTTAATACGGCCAAATTGAAGAACTCCTTGTTGACCAACTGTccttccggaacaaattcatgcaCCAAACCACGGTGTTCTCAGGTGACTTTGGCGCAgtgtttttggtttcggctcgtctttttttcttccattccgatgattgttgacttgtatGCAGGTCAAATTCATAAgctcatgtctcatcggcagttataattcTATCCATTAATGTGGAATCGAACTTCGCAccatcaagcatgtccaaagaaacCTATTTACGGTAcactttttgaaacaaaattcctctttatcgggacgagtcgagcaataACGCATTTCAAACCcgaaatatccaccaaaatcattcgaacgaacaTGCGAGAGATGTCTTGTTCTCTTGCCTGAGGATTTTTAAGaatcatatccttcactttttttcataatttgaagAGGTCGAACGGACGGTTCAGAACGAGGCATATCTTCAACAATCTTTCGACCATCTTCGCAGGCTTcctaccactcgtaggcttatgtttttgataaaactgaataacCGTAAGTCTTTTCTagcattcgcaacgattccacacacgaaatttagttagaaaaacaaaatttgagacaaattcattgttcgatatttttatccattgttaAAATCGCAAcgccgacttaagcagctgctgtaaacaaactggttgacattTTGCTCTCATATttagcatagtaattaaggacagtcttaccaacttagcaaaatgcatttttttgaaatatcatttacatgggaatataattacaatttccaagtacctttttgtcacaatttatacaatttgttttttattccatagacttatgaaaagtgatctTAGGTTATGTTGTATGTTATGTTGTATATTTGGTTGTCGCTCTTTGTCAATTAATAATCTTGAGCATATTGAAATCTTGTGATAAAATCTATCTAACGTTTGAGTCGGAGAAAAACTTGTAGGACATTCCATATGTAAGATAATATTAATGCCTAAAggctttaagttattttaagaaaataaccaAGTATTGTTCTAAGCTTAAACGACTTCGATTCAACGTTAGCAATCAAATAttacatttgtaaaattttatgaagaaaatattagaagctaaaaaaatgaaatttgttattGTCCCATAACTGCTGTTGGGCCTCCTACtcttcagaaaaaaattgtttactctCATTACTGAAATAATTAGACAGATTCTAAATGAAACAgataattatacaaaaaatattactgaaattttttaaaactgtcATTTAAAGTTAGGGAAAATTATTTGGGTAATTCCTAATTGTAATTTGTTATTGAAGAGTAGGTAAATAgacaatatttgaaatataatatgagtttataaaaaatttcctcATTGAAAagtaaacacatatttttttttggaacatccgttataattaaattaatgtaaaaaatatatattattttttttgcagcaAAATGCACTCAGTCTTGCTTTGCCTCTGCCTATTCACAATCTCATGCAGCGCACaattttatttccatcaacCAGTGCCACTGCCCTATCAACAACATCAATACCTGCAATATACCACTTCACCACCAGATTTCAAACCCATATCGGAGCCCAATCAGGAGGGCCCACCGCATCCCTCAGTTGTAGCCAATGCTGAGCGGGAGTCACTATTACCACCTGAATTGTCGAAGAGTCGGCGCTTCTATAGCAATCCCCGTATTGCCGCTGCACTTGCGAAAGAATCACTACTGACACCCAAAGAGATGGCCGTAATCGATCGAGAAGCAGAAAAAATCGATCGcaatcaaatttataaaatcttcCATAATGCCGGTTGGGCGTAAAGGACACTTAGTAAATTAAGTAAGCATTCGCTCAATTTAGAACGAAGTGTTTTGCTTCGcctgtgttttgtttttgttgttaatctCTTGCCAATTACTCTCatctaattatattttattatgctcatatctatgtatgtagcTCTAAGTTATTGAAAAgagtatttattgttgttagaattaataaattacggaatataaaactttaaaaaataattattaataaaatgtatagTAAAATACTGTTAATATCTTGCTGGCTCTTATTTATGCAAGTATATGAATTGAGCATTTGAAATAATGGCATACAATTAGGAAGCGTCTACTGGGCGTCAGTGCGTATGCGTGATATTTTATGATTCCTTTATTGTAAGTATGGTCTATATTGTGTTTCCGTTATTCTAAAAGTGATGCCGTTATATTGAAAAAGGAGTAACGGTCCCATTTTCGTTAATTTAAAACTAACAAGTCGAGTGAGGTACAAAGTGCATATGTTATAACAAGAAATAGAGTTCAAACATAACGAGCAAATAGGTGGCGAATCGAAGATCTCTACTTATgctgcaaaacaaaaactaaacaagtaaggaagggctaagttcgggtgtcaccgaacattttatactcgcatggtaaagtgataatcgagatttcataatacgtcatttacatatttttcaaataccgtatttttgtaaagttttattccgctatcatcattggttcctaatgtttatactcgtattatacagagaaggcatcagatggaattcaaaatagccgTTGGAAGGtttggttgcgaaccgatttcacccatatttcgtacatgtcatcagggtgttaagaaaatattatataccgaattacattgaaatcggtctagtagctcctgagatatggttcttggtccataagtgggcggcgccacgcccattttcaatttttaaaaaaagcctgggtgcagcttccttctgccacttcttccgtaaaatttagtgtttctgacgttttttgttagtcggttaacgcacttttagtgattttgaacataacctttgtatgggaggtggtcgtggttattatccgatttcttccatttttgaactgtatatggaaatgcctgaagaaaacgactctgtagactttggttgacatagttatagtagtttccgagatatgtacaaaaaacttagtagggggcggggccacgcccacttttccaaaacaattgcgtccaaatatgcccctccctaattcgatcctttgtgccaaatttcactttaatatctttatttatggcttagttatgacactttataggtttgcggtttccgccattttgtgggcgtggcagtgggccgattttgcccttcttcgaacttaaccttcttatggagccaaggaatacgtgtaccaagtttcatcatgatatctcaatttttactcaagttacagcttgcacggacggacggacggacagacggacagacggacggacggacggacggacagacggacggacggacagacagacatccggatttcgactgtactcgtcgccctgatcactttggtatatataaccctatatctgactcttttagttttaggtcttacaaacaaccgttatgtgaacaaaactataatatcgttagcaacattgttgcgagagtataaaaatctgaaaaatcacGAATTACTACTCAACACAGTCCCCTTTCAGTTCGACCCAGAAATGCTCGAACTTCTTTGAATCGCCTGAAAATACGTTTCCTGGAGGTCTGCAAAGTAGTCCACTCTTTTTCATTCCAGTCACATTTCTGGAGAGTGAACTTTACAGAACTGGAGTATAAAGTGGATGGAGCCGCGATGGTGTGAGTCGGAAAGTTATTATGGTGGACGAGAACGTTGTTCTACGTCTTTTTCTGCAGTTTGATATCGCCCAAATTATTTGCCATAGTAGAAGCCTGAAACCATTTTACAGGTATATCCAAAGACCACATCTTGCTAATAATTGAAAACTGTGAGCATTTTTCCAACCGGTAGGACAGCTGTATTATTCGGAGCAAGTCCTCTGCGATAAGTTCACTATACAATCCAATATACTCTTGGTCTCTGGTGTATCAGTGTGTGCACGCATGGTCGAGTAAACAAAAGTGACACTCATCTAGCCAACAGCTTTCGCAATTTCAGTAATTCATGCCCAATATATGGTTATTTTTAGATGCCTGCAGTATCAGTTAGGCACACGTCAACAAACTGCAATCACAAAAGacaaccgaacgattttctactcgacttgcactcctgagagcactcatcagcatctcgatataagagaactgtgtgatggcatttcaaactctttacgtacagctgcaaacgaaagcATTGACTTTCGGAAAGATGggaagtgccgtgtcgcagtggagaacAAACATACTGCCTAACTCGCAATGGTACACCGGACGGGATAGATACCGTCACTTGAAGAGTGACGCGAGACGCATTTGCCGACAAAAAAATAGAGAGGCCagaatgcgtgagtacgaagaacttgacaagctggccgacagagttattgctcaaaaattttacgaaaagatcCGGAGACTAACAGAAGGCTTATTTTGTAGaatccccagaggtgatctTGTGGCTGATGCACAGAGGATACTAAAATTGTGTAGGAAATACTTCtgcaacctgctgaatggcagtgaaagcataacgccaggagaaggcgagcccgattccccaatcgatgacgatggagcagacgttccattgcccgaccatgaagaagtccgaatccgtctgaagaacaacaaagtggcgggggccgatggattgccggccgagctattcaaatacggcggcgaagaactaataaggaaCATGCACCAGCttgcatgcccgacgattggaattcaAGTGTGATCTGCACAATCCACAAAAACGGCGACAACACAATCTCCTCaccatcgcatataaggttcgatcgagcgtattgtgtgaaatatgaaagcccatcgtcaacaaattgattggaccttaccCGTGtgactttaggcctggaaaatcaacaactgatcaaCAACTGATATTGACcatcgccaaatcttggaaaagacccgtaaaaaaAACGACACACACCACGTTAATCGACGGAGACGTTTTCAAAACTGGGTCTggtagtaaacgagggcaagacaaaatatctcccgtcatcaaacaaacagtcgtcacactcgcgtctctgctcccacgtcactgtgacagtcataacttcgaagtcatagatGATTTTgtccatcttggaaccagtattaacaccaacaataatgtcatCCTCGAGTTCCAACgaagaataattcttgccaataggtgctactcgagctgcagaactaaatagagaaggtttcatcttctataagagtgtacagctgctggcctcaacacccgcgccgttagttctgctttctccaggctgaacagggaagcacagaaaatggatctggcagtaaacgagggcaagacaaaatatctcctgtcatcaaacaaacagtcgtcgcactcacgacttggctctcacgtcactgttgacagtcataactttgaagtcgtagataatttcgtctatttaggaaccagtattaacaccaccaataatgtcagcctggaaatccaacgcaggattgttcttgccaacaggtgctacttcggactgagtaggcaattgaaaagtaaggttttctctcgacgaacaaagcggtggaagcagaggaagaggaagaccaccactccgttggaaagaccagctggagaaggacctggcttaacgtggaatctccaattggggCCAATCTGCAAAATGAAAGAACgacaggcgcgctgttgtaaactcggctataaccgcgt
This window harbors:
- the LOC126761619 gene encoding uncharacterized protein LOC126761619 isoform X2, which codes for MHSVLLCLCLFTISCSAQFYFHQPVPLPYQQHQYLQYTTSPPDFKPISEPNQEGPPHPSVVANAERESLLPPELSKSRRFYSNPRIAAALAKESLLTPKEMAVIDREAEKIDRNQIYKIFHNAGWA
- the LOC126761619 gene encoding uncharacterized protein LOC126761619 isoform X1; translated protein: MIKMHSVLLCLCLFTISCSAQFYFHQPVPLPYQQHQYLQYTTSPPDFKPISEPNQEGPPHPSVVANAERESLLPPELSKSRRFYSNPRIAAALAKESLLTPKEMAVIDREAEKIDRNQIYKIFHNAGWA